One genomic window of Mycobacteriales bacterium includes the following:
- the ftsH gene encoding ATP-dependent zinc metalloprotease FtsH: MNLKRSFRGPVFWIVIAIILVFALSGIFSTGGGYKSVKTSQIVGAINAGKVQSAQILDKEQSIQLDLRNGMTVQGASKISADFATDQALPLENELAKNNVTYDVKVSHDNPLLGILFSLLPIVIVVLLLLFFMNQMQGGGGRVMQFGKSKAKLVSKDTPKTTFADVAGVDEAIEELQEIKEFLENPAKFQAIGAKIPKGVLLYGPPGTGKTLLARAVAGEAGVPFYSISGSDFVEMFVGVGASRVRDLFEQAKTNAPAIIFIDEIDAVGRHRGAGLGGGHDEREQTLNQLLVEMDGFDPKSGVILIAGTNRPDILDPALLRPGRFDRQIVVDRPDLEGRKAILRVHAKGKPISPDVDLDVIARRTPGFTGADLANVLNEAALLTARMSEKQITMHVLEEAIDRVMAGPTRKSRVMSDKEKKVTAYHEGGHALVAYALPNTDPVHKVTILPRGRALGYTMVLPTEDKYTQTRSEMMDTLAYALGGRAAEELVFHEPTTGAANDIEKATATARAMVTQYGMSESLGALKFGQEQGEIFLGRDMGHQRDYSEEIAAKIDGEVRALVERAHDEAWEILVEYRDVLDNLVLKLLDKETLGKEELTEIFAPVAKRPQRVMPSARRAPSDVPPVLTAGELALLGPDDVAGLGAGGVRTTNGRATNGRATNGKATNGKATNGKTANGKVAGGRLPEGGKTSGRRAGGRAPKPEPPAEEKRRSPRTRRTDDR; this comes from the coding sequence ATGAATCTCAAGCGTTCGTTCCGTGGGCCGGTCTTCTGGATCGTCATCGCGATCATCCTCGTCTTCGCGCTGAGCGGGATCTTCTCCACCGGCGGCGGCTACAAGAGTGTCAAGACGTCGCAGATCGTCGGCGCCATCAACGCCGGCAAGGTGCAGAGCGCGCAGATCCTCGACAAGGAGCAGAGCATCCAGCTCGACCTGCGCAACGGCATGACCGTGCAGGGTGCGAGCAAGATCTCGGCCGACTTCGCGACCGACCAGGCGCTCCCGCTGGAGAACGAGCTCGCCAAGAACAACGTCACCTACGACGTCAAGGTCTCCCACGACAACCCGCTGCTCGGCATCCTGTTCAGCCTGCTGCCGATCGTCATCGTCGTGCTGCTCCTGCTGTTCTTCATGAACCAGATGCAGGGCGGCGGCGGCCGGGTCATGCAGTTCGGCAAGTCCAAGGCCAAGCTCGTCAGCAAGGACACACCCAAGACCACGTTCGCCGACGTCGCCGGGGTCGACGAGGCGATCGAGGAGCTCCAGGAGATCAAGGAGTTCCTCGAGAACCCCGCGAAGTTCCAGGCCATCGGCGCCAAGATCCCCAAGGGTGTGCTGCTCTACGGCCCGCCCGGCACCGGCAAGACCCTGCTGGCCCGGGCCGTCGCGGGCGAGGCGGGCGTGCCGTTCTACTCGATCTCCGGCTCCGACTTCGTCGAGATGTTCGTCGGTGTCGGTGCCAGCCGCGTGCGCGACCTGTTCGAGCAGGCCAAGACGAACGCGCCCGCGATCATCTTCATCGACGAGATCGACGCCGTCGGCCGGCACCGCGGTGCGGGCCTCGGCGGTGGCCACGACGAGCGCGAGCAGACGCTCAACCAGCTGCTCGTCGAGATGGACGGCTTCGACCCCAAGAGCGGGGTCATCCTCATCGCCGGCACCAACCGCCCCGACATCCTCGACCCGGCGCTGCTGCGCCCGGGCCGCTTCGACCGGCAGATCGTCGTCGACCGGCCCGACCTCGAGGGCCGCAAGGCGATCCTGCGGGTGCACGCCAAGGGCAAGCCGATCTCTCCCGACGTCGACCTCGACGTCATCGCGCGGCGCACGCCGGGCTTCACCGGCGCCGACCTGGCCAACGTCCTCAACGAGGCGGCACTGCTGACCGCGCGCATGAGCGAGAAGCAGATCACCATGCACGTGCTCGAAGAGGCCATCGACCGCGTGATGGCCGGCCCGACGCGCAAGAGCCGGGTGATGAGCGACAAGGAGAAGAAGGTCACCGCCTACCACGAGGGTGGCCACGCGCTCGTCGCCTACGCACTGCCCAACACCGACCCCGTGCACAAGGTGACGATCCTGCCGCGCGGCCGCGCCCTCGGTTACACGATGGTGCTGCCGACCGAGGACAAGTACACCCAGACGCGCAGCGAGATGATGGACACCCTCGCCTACGCCCTCGGCGGGCGGGCGGCCGAGGAGCTGGTGTTCCACGAGCCGACCACGGGCGCGGCCAACGACATCGAGAAGGCGACGGCGACCGCCCGCGCCATGGTCACGCAGTACGGCATGAGCGAGAGCCTCGGGGCGCTGAAGTTCGGCCAGGAGCAGGGCGAGATCTTCCTCGGCCGCGACATGGGCCACCAGCGCGACTACTCGGAGGAGATCGCCGCCAAGATCGACGGCGAGGTCCGCGCGCTGGTCGAGCGGGCGCACGACGAGGCCTGGGAGATCCTCGTCGAGTACCGCGACGTGCTCGACAACCTCGTGCTGAAGCTGCTCGACAAGGAGACCCTCGGCAAGGAGGAGCTCACCGAGATCTTCGCCCCCGTCGCCAAGCGGCCGCAGCGGGTCATGCCGTCCGCGCGCCGTGCCCCGTCCGACGTGCCTCCGGTGCTCACGGCCGGCGAGCTCGCGCTGCTGGGTCCTGACGACGTCGCCGGGCTCGGCGCCGGCGGCGTACGCACCACCAACGGCCGCGCCACCAACGGCCGCGCCACCAACGGCAAGGCGACCAACGGCAAGGCGACCAACGGCAAGACCGCCAACGGCAAGGTCGCCGGAGGTCGGCTGCCCGAGGGCGGCAAGACGTCCGGCCGGCGAGCCGGCGGTCGCGCCCCGAAGCCCGAGCCGCCGGCGGAGGAGAAGCGTCGCAGCCCGCGCACCCGACGCACCGATGACCGCTGA
- the folE gene encoding GTP cyclohydrolase I FolE, translated as MTADGIDTERIARAVGEILAAIGEDPDRDGLRETPGRVARMYAEVFAGLHADPGDVLTTVFDADHDEMVLVKDIAFAAFCEHHLVPFFGNAHVGYIPNDSGQITGLSKLARLVDLYARRPQVQERLTTQIADALEQQLKPRGVIVVVEAEHLCMSLRGVRKPGARTVTSAVRGQFRDSDSTRSEAMSLILGR; from the coding sequence ATGACCGCTGACGGGATCGACACCGAGCGCATCGCCCGTGCGGTCGGCGAGATCCTCGCCGCGATCGGTGAGGACCCCGACCGCGACGGCCTGCGCGAGACGCCGGGCCGGGTCGCGCGGATGTACGCCGAGGTCTTCGCCGGGCTGCACGCCGACCCCGGTGACGTGCTCACCACGGTCTTCGACGCCGACCACGACGAGATGGTGCTGGTCAAGGACATCGCGTTCGCGGCGTTCTGCGAGCACCATCTGGTGCCGTTCTTCGGCAACGCCCACGTCGGCTACATCCCGAACGACAGCGGGCAGATCACCGGCCTGTCCAAGCTCGCCCGGCTGGTCGACCTCTACGCCCGCCGGCCGCAGGTGCAGGAGCGGCTGACCACCCAGATCGCCGACGCCCTCGAGCAACAGCTCAAGCCGCGCGGCGTCATCGTCGTGGTGGAGGCGGAGCACCTGTGCATGTCCTTGCGCGGGGTCCGCAAGCCGGGCGCGCGCACCGTGACCTCTGCGGTGCGCGGGCAGTTCCGCGACTCCGACTCGACCCGCAGCGAGGCGATGAGCCTCATCCTCGGCCGCTGA
- the folP gene encoding dihydropteroate synthase has product MAVINVTPDSFSDGGSFEEPDDAIRHGLTLLAAGADILDVGGESTRPGAARVTADEEWRRVEPVVSALVAAGAVVSIDTMRATTAAKAIAAGARIVNDVSGGLADPDMVPLVASAEVPYVVMHWRGPSSDMQARAVYGDVVAEVCAELQERFDAVVEGGVHPDRVILDPGLGFAKTGAHNWTLLAHLDALVGLGRPVLIGASRKSFLGSLLQVAAAEPRPVCERDAATAAVTAIAAHAGVWGVRVHEVAANADAVRVAAAVRNAG; this is encoded by the coding sequence ATGGCCGTCATCAACGTCACGCCCGACTCGTTCTCCGACGGCGGCAGCTTCGAGGAGCCGGACGACGCGATCCGGCACGGGCTCACGCTTCTCGCTGCGGGTGCGGACATTCTCGACGTCGGCGGCGAGTCGACCCGGCCCGGCGCCGCACGGGTCACTGCCGACGAGGAGTGGCGCCGGGTCGAGCCGGTCGTCTCCGCACTCGTGGCGGCCGGCGCGGTCGTGAGCATCGACACGATGCGCGCGACGACCGCGGCCAAGGCCATCGCTGCGGGTGCTCGCATCGTCAACGATGTGAGCGGCGGTCTCGCCGACCCCGATATGGTGCCGCTGGTCGCCTCGGCCGAAGTGCCCTACGTCGTCATGCACTGGCGCGGACCCAGCTCCGACATGCAGGCGCGTGCCGTCTACGGCGACGTCGTCGCCGAGGTCTGTGCGGAGCTGCAGGAGCGCTTCGACGCCGTCGTCGAGGGCGGGGTCCATCCCGACCGCGTCATCCTCGACCCCGGCCTCGGCTTCGCGAAGACCGGCGCGCACAACTGGACCCTGCTCGCGCATCTCGACGCGCTCGTGGGGCTGGGCCGGCCGGTGCTCATCGGCGCGTCGCGCAAGTCGTTCCTCGGCTCGCTGCTCCAGGTGGCGGCGGCCGAGCCGCGACCGGTGTGCGAACGTGACGCCGCCACCGCCGCGGTCACCGCGATCGCGGCGCACGCCGGGGTGTGGGGGGTGCGGGTGCACGAGGTCGCGGCCAACGCCGACGCCGTGCGGGTCGCTGCCGCCGTGCGGAACGCCGGATGA
- a CDS encoding nuclear transport factor 2 family protein, producing the protein MSRSGPPDADAVAAVNDELYASVEARDIDRMSAVWDDDDDITCVHPGWPMLRGRARVLRSWSMIMANTAYIQFFVTDVQTRVDGDLAVVTCEENILAAGEPGGAGTEGGMQTAAVATTNVFRRRADGWRLWLHHGSPVLGGPATSDTAEEPG; encoded by the coding sequence ATGAGCCGCTCCGGCCCGCCTGACGCCGACGCAGTTGCCGCGGTCAACGACGAGCTCTACGCCTCGGTCGAGGCGCGCGACATCGACCGGATGAGCGCCGTCTGGGACGACGACGACGACATCACCTGCGTGCACCCGGGCTGGCCGATGCTGCGCGGCCGGGCCCGGGTGCTGCGGTCCTGGTCGATGATCATGGCCAACACGGCGTACATCCAGTTCTTCGTCACCGACGTGCAGACCCGGGTCGACGGGGACCTGGCGGTGGTCACCTGCGAGGAGAACATCCTTGCCGCGGGGGAGCCCGGCGGCGCGGGGACCGAGGGCGGGATGCAGACCGCCGCCGTCGCGACGACGAACGTCTTTCGCCGCCGCGCCGACGGCTGGCGGCTGTGGTTGCACCACGGGTCGCCCGTGCTCGGCGGGCCGGCGACGAGTGACACGGCGGAGGAGCCGGGATGA
- the folB gene encoding dihydroneopterin aldolase — translation MTDKVTVRGLRTRGYHGVFEAERRLGQIFVVDAVLEVDTRPAANSDDLADAIDYGELALSLSRVIEGDPVDLIETLAQRLADTCLRDERVTAVEVTVHKPQAPVPVAVDDITVTIRRTRG, via the coding sequence ATGACCGACAAGGTGACGGTGCGCGGCCTGCGCACCCGCGGCTACCACGGCGTGTTCGAGGCGGAGCGGCGGCTCGGCCAGATCTTCGTCGTCGACGCGGTGCTCGAGGTCGATACGCGTCCGGCGGCCAACAGCGACGACCTCGCCGACGCAATCGACTACGGCGAGCTGGCCCTGTCGCTGTCGCGGGTCATCGAAGGCGACCCCGTCGACCTCATCGAGACCCTCGCCCAGCGGCTCGCCGACACGTGCCTGCGTGACGAGCGGGTGACCGCGGTCGAGGTCACCGTGCACAAGCCGCAGGCCCCCGTGCCCGTGGCCGTCGACGACATCACGGTGACGATCCGACGGACCCGCGGTTGA
- the folK gene encoding 2-amino-4-hydroxy-6-hydroxymethyldihydropteridine diphosphokinase: MLSLGSNLGDRLAHLQAAVDVVHRRLGVLAVSPVYETAPVGGPPQDDYLNAVLLTAVERPWDALEAAREAEAARARQRTERWGPRTLDVDVVSVDDVVADDPELTLPHPRAHERAFVLAPWLDVDEAAELAGHGAVARLLAALDSSGVRRRDDLVLRVPGAP; encoded by the coding sequence GTGCTCTCGCTCGGGTCCAACCTCGGTGACCGCCTCGCCCACCTGCAGGCGGCCGTTGACGTCGTGCACCGGCGGCTCGGCGTGCTGGCCGTGTCGCCGGTCTACGAGACGGCGCCGGTCGGCGGGCCGCCGCAGGACGACTACCTGAACGCGGTACTGCTGACGGCGGTCGAACGCCCCTGGGACGCGCTCGAGGCGGCCCGGGAGGCCGAGGCGGCGCGTGCCCGACAGCGCACCGAGCGGTGGGGCCCACGCACGCTCGACGTCGACGTCGTCTCGGTCGACGACGTGGTCGCGGACGACCCTGAGCTGACCTTGCCGCACCCCCGGGCGCACGAGCGCGCGTTCGTGCTCGCCCCCTGGCTCGACGTCGACGAGGCGGCGGAGCTCGCTGGCCACGGCGCGGTGGCTCGGCTGCTCGCCGCGCTCGACTCCTCCGGCGTACGCCGCCGCGACGACCTCGTCCTTCGTGTCCCGGGTGCGCCGTGA
- a CDS encoding DUF3180 domain-containing protein produces the protein MRPTSVLGLVALAALVGVVSWVLTGVVYDSLPPLPTYAPVTLGLLAVAEAYWAWAIRSRVHRRGSPRVRPMAALWVARSLALAKASSLVGALALGAYAGFLAYVGEKIHAPEHSHDALVSGAGVGTALLLSVTALLLERACRVPPRDEPPDESLDES, from the coding sequence GTGAGGCCGACCAGCGTCCTCGGGCTGGTAGCGCTGGCGGCGCTGGTCGGCGTCGTCTCCTGGGTGCTGACCGGTGTCGTCTACGACTCGTTGCCCCCGCTGCCGACCTACGCGCCGGTGACGCTCGGCCTGCTGGCCGTCGCCGAGGCCTACTGGGCCTGGGCGATCCGCAGCCGGGTGCATCGCCGCGGCAGCCCGCGGGTGCGCCCGATGGCGGCGCTGTGGGTCGCCCGGTCGCTCGCGCTGGCGAAGGCGAGCTCGCTCGTGGGCGCGCTCGCGCTCGGCGCCTACGCCGGCTTTCTGGCCTACGTCGGGGAGAAGATCCACGCTCCGGAGCACAGCCACGACGCACTGGTGTCGGGGGCCGGCGTCGGCACGGCGCTCCTGCTGTCCGTGACCGCGCTGCTGCTCGAGCGAGCCTGCCGGGTGCCGCCACGCGACGAGCCGCCCGACGAGTCGCTCGACGAGAGCTAG
- a CDS encoding ATP-binding cassette domain-containing protein, whose translation MGDATAGEPMIRFDRVGKRYADGTVAVHELSLDVAAGEVAVLVGPSGCGKTTTMKMVNRLVEPSQGRVLLDGDDVAGLDPVQLRRRVGYVIQQVGLFPHQDVRTNVATVPRLLGWDRGRIRARVGELLELVGLDPSVHGRRYPHELSGGQRQRVGVARALAADPPVLLMDEPFGAVDPIARDRLQAEFLRLQAQVRKTVVFVTHDVEEAVRLADRIAVLREGGVLEQYAAPAEVLGSPASPFVAEFVGPDRALRRLAVVPIDRSLLSPPQEAQLVEVPASASLKDAMSALLAGDHDAVRVVDGDRPLGDLTLEALHRTLREG comes from the coding sequence GTGGGGGACGCTACCGCCGGTGAGCCCATGATCCGGTTCGACCGGGTGGGCAAGCGCTACGCCGACGGCACCGTCGCGGTGCACGAGCTGTCGCTGGACGTGGCGGCGGGCGAGGTCGCCGTGCTCGTCGGCCCGTCAGGGTGCGGCAAGACCACCACGATGAAGATGGTCAACCGGCTGGTCGAGCCGTCGCAGGGCCGCGTCCTGCTGGACGGCGACGACGTCGCCGGTCTCGACCCGGTGCAGCTGCGGCGACGCGTCGGCTACGTGATCCAGCAGGTGGGCCTGTTCCCGCACCAGGACGTGCGCACCAACGTCGCGACCGTGCCGCGGCTGCTCGGCTGGGACCGCGGGCGGATCCGCGCCCGGGTCGGCGAGCTGCTGGAGCTGGTGGGGCTCGACCCGTCGGTGCACGGGCGCCGCTACCCGCACGAGCTGTCCGGCGGCCAGCGGCAGCGCGTGGGCGTGGCGCGAGCGCTGGCCGCGGATCCACCCGTCCTCCTCATGGACGAGCCGTTCGGCGCGGTCGACCCGATCGCCCGCGACCGGCTGCAGGCGGAGTTCCTCCGGCTGCAGGCGCAGGTGCGAAAGACGGTCGTCTTCGTCACCCATGACGTCGAGGAGGCGGTGCGGCTCGCCGACCGGATCGCGGTGCTGCGCGAAGGCGGGGTGCTGGAGCAGTACGCCGCTCCGGCCGAGGTCCTCGGCAGCCCGGCCTCGCCGTTCGTCGCGGAGTTCGTCGGCCCCGACCGAGCGCTGCGCCGCCTGGCGGTCGTGCCGATCGACCGGTCGCTGCTCTCGCCGCCGCAGGAGGCTCAGCTGGTGGAGGTGCCGGCGTCGGCCTCGCTGAAGGACGCGATGTCGGCGCTGCTGGCCGGCGACCACGACGCCGTCAGGGTGGTCGACGGCGACCGCCCGCTGGGCGACCTCACGCTCGAGGCCCTGCACCGCACCCTGCGAGAGGGCTAG
- a CDS encoding ABC transporter permease subunit — translation MPLPADYDFGNASNSWFDWSYIPDHANTILAAAREHVVLAALAVAIGFAVSIPLALLARRSRWRRGAVLGLSNAVYAVPSLAAIVALQPVFGLARWTVVLPLAAYTLIILVRNILTGLDDVPAETLESARGMGLSPAQVLLRVQLPLALPAVIAGLRIATVSTIELVVIGGYVGQGGFGAYILEGFRNNFYKAEITTYILLTVLLALVADGLLLGLQRLVTPWQRRRAGP, via the coding sequence GTGCCCCTCCCGGCCGACTACGACTTCGGCAACGCGTCCAACTCGTGGTTCGACTGGAGCTACATCCCCGACCATGCGAACACCATCTTGGCTGCCGCGCGCGAGCATGTCGTCCTCGCGGCGCTGGCGGTCGCCATCGGCTTCGCGGTCTCGATCCCGCTCGCGCTGCTCGCCCGGCGCAGCCGCTGGCGGCGAGGCGCGGTGCTCGGCCTGTCCAACGCGGTCTACGCGGTCCCGTCGCTGGCCGCGATCGTCGCCCTGCAGCCGGTGTTCGGCCTGGCCCGGTGGACGGTCGTGCTGCCGCTGGCGGCCTACACGCTGATCATCCTCGTGCGCAACATCCTGACCGGGCTCGACGACGTCCCCGCAGAGACGCTCGAGTCGGCGCGCGGCATGGGGCTGTCGCCGGCTCAGGTGCTGCTACGGGTGCAGCTGCCGCTCGCGCTCCCGGCGGTCATCGCCGGGCTGCGGATCGCCACGGTGTCCACGATCGAGCTCGTCGTCATCGGCGGCTACGTCGGCCAAGGCGGCTTCGGCGCCTACATCCTCGAAGGGTTCCGCAACAACTTCTACAAGGCCGAGATCACGACCTACATCCTGCTGACCGTGCTGCTGGCGCTGGTCGCCGACGGGCTGCTGCTCGGCCTGCAGCGGCTGGTCACCCCCTGGCAGCGGCGGAGGGCCGGGCCGTGA
- a CDS encoding ABC transporter permease → MSIPSQIWHFLGSGSSWTGQYGVPARLGQHAAICAVTLALAAVVALPLGVGLARLRRGGWIASSLANAGRSVPVLGVLILFAVGPLGVGTSAAVAALVIFALPPLVTNAYTGIREVDADVRLSAVAMGMTSWQVLWRVELPLALPLIAAGVRIAAVQVWATATLAAIVGSGGLGRFIVDGYAIQDYGQVYGGAIVVAITAILLEGLLAWAQRRLHASFGGAVAPAAEAPVARSGTAVA, encoded by the coding sequence GTGAGCATCCCCAGCCAGATCTGGCACTTCCTGGGCAGCGGCTCGTCGTGGACGGGGCAGTACGGCGTGCCGGCCCGGCTCGGGCAGCACGCGGCGATCTGCGCGGTCACGCTGGCCCTGGCCGCCGTGGTGGCGCTGCCGCTCGGCGTCGGGCTCGCCCGGCTGCGCCGCGGGGGGTGGATCGCGTCCAGCCTCGCCAACGCCGGCCGTTCGGTGCCGGTGCTCGGCGTGCTGATCCTGTTCGCGGTCGGGCCGCTCGGCGTGGGCACGAGCGCAGCGGTCGCCGCGCTGGTCATCTTCGCGCTACCGCCCCTGGTGACGAACGCCTACACCGGCATCAGGGAGGTCGACGCCGACGTCCGCCTGTCGGCCGTCGCGATGGGCATGACCTCGTGGCAGGTGCTCTGGCGGGTCGAGCTGCCGCTGGCGCTCCCGCTCATCGCGGCCGGCGTCCGCATCGCGGCCGTGCAGGTCTGGGCGACGGCGACCCTTGCCGCCATCGTGGGCAGCGGCGGGCTCGGCCGCTTCATCGTCGACGGCTACGCGATCCAGGACTACGGCCAGGTCTACGGAGGCGCGATCGTCGTCGCGATCACCGCGATCCTCCTGGAAGGGCTGCTGGCGTGGGCGCAGCGGCGGCTGCACGCGTCGTTCGGTGGTGCCGTCGCCCCGGCCGCGGAGGCCCCGGTCGCGCGCTCCGGCACCGCCGTCGCGTGA
- a CDS encoding ABC transporter substrate-binding protein, whose protein sequence is MLALVACGGSSGGSNAPVKQGTSSSSASALCQTKGSGNVTVGAFNFSESQLLATIYAAALQQCGYTTSVKQLGARDVVYPALTAGQIDVVPEYAATLTTYINGKKNGPNAQSPAAGDIDTTMQALRKLLPTSLVALDPAPATDKDAFAVTETFAKQHNLTSLSDLATYSKQHPVSVGGPPECPQRPYCLQGLKSTYGIQVSKFVPLDAGGPLTIAAIKDGKVDVGEVFTSDPTVTAQGLVVLDDDKNLQLSDNIVPIVNTKVAGAALKSALNAVDQKLTEDALVQMNKAVQVQHAKPEQVAQQFLQQSGLLG, encoded by the coding sequence ATGCTCGCTCTGGTTGCGTGCGGTGGCAGCAGCGGAGGCTCCAACGCTCCGGTGAAGCAGGGGACGTCGTCGTCGTCGGCCAGCGCGCTGTGCCAGACCAAGGGCAGCGGCAACGTCACGGTCGGGGCGTTCAACTTCAGCGAGTCGCAGCTGCTCGCGACCATCTACGCAGCCGCGCTGCAGCAGTGCGGCTACACCACGTCGGTCAAGCAGCTCGGCGCGCGGGACGTCGTCTACCCGGCGCTGACCGCCGGGCAGATCGACGTCGTGCCGGAGTACGCCGCGACGCTCACGACCTACATCAACGGCAAGAAGAACGGCCCCAACGCGCAGAGCCCGGCGGCCGGCGACATCGACACGACCATGCAGGCGCTGCGCAAGCTGCTGCCCACCTCGCTGGTCGCGCTCGACCCGGCACCGGCCACCGACAAGGACGCGTTCGCGGTCACCGAGACGTTCGCCAAGCAGCACAACCTCACGTCGCTCTCGGACCTCGCGACCTACTCCAAGCAGCACCCGGTCTCCGTCGGTGGCCCGCCGGAGTGCCCGCAGCGCCCCTACTGCCTGCAGGGCTTGAAGTCGACCTACGGCATCCAGGTCTCGAAGTTCGTGCCGCTCGACGCCGGTGGCCCGCTGACGATCGCGGCCATCAAGGACGGCAAGGTCGACGTGGGTGAGGTCTTCACCTCCGACCCCACCGTGACGGCCCAGGGGCTCGTCGTCCTCGACGACGACAAGAACCTCCAGCTCTCCGACAACATCGTGCCGATCGTCAACACCAAGGTCGCCGGCGCAGCGCTGAAGAGCGCGCTCAACGCGGTCGACCAGAAGCTCACCGAGGACGCGCTGGTGCAGATGAACAAGGCCGTCCAGGTGCAGCACGCCAAGCCCGAACAGGTGGCACAGCAGTTCCTCCAGCAGTCGGGGCTGCTGGGCTAG